One part of the Oceanihabitans sp. IOP_32 genome encodes these proteins:
- a CDS encoding tetratricopeptide repeat protein produces the protein MRILNIVFVFFFSFQFTLAQEKDSIAMHLMSYASLDTIRSEQLIEASNYFTYSNPKRALDYINEGLIIAKEQNWKKGEALALNQKGTIYYTMANNLKALDYFLEALDASEQINNQTLTINVYNNLANIYADMKDFDKALENYNKCLNIATRAQDTINQIRAFNNMGNVYSETQRVDKSLTYFNEALFLAQALDHPFFVAAITNNKGLAYKRKADYKNALKYYDEALRRSRKINNKYIEATALNSLGKVSILQQEFSQAKIYANKALQVSRAIDAVEWQADSWLVLNQVYENEGKYNQSLSAYKNYITLRDSVYSEEKSAELTKKDMQYQLDKQETTALAEIKHQTFIKNTAIGTGGVVLLFLVGGYFLYNRKRDAEFKTKMAETELKALCSQMNPHFIFNALNSISHYLQTNNVEKADAYLAKFSTLTRAILENSEKKWIPICEDLELLKLYIDIESLRLKNKLWYHILIDENIDIENTLIPPLILQPFIENSIWHGISNKDGDGSIVIEIKSTGKKLICAVEDDGAGRSHSIKNSNSMGIKITNQRLDIINQIKQVKGTIRFIDKKQGLRVELSLPLELKF, from the coding sequence ATGAGGATTTTAAATATAGTATTCGTTTTCTTTTTTTCTTTTCAATTTACTCTAGCGCAAGAAAAAGATTCTATAGCCATGCATCTAATGAGTTATGCTTCTTTAGATACGATAAGGAGTGAGCAACTCATTGAAGCCTCAAATTATTTTACTTATAGCAACCCAAAAAGAGCCTTAGACTATATTAATGAAGGATTGATTATTGCAAAAGAACAAAATTGGAAAAAAGGAGAGGCCTTGGCATTAAACCAAAAAGGAACTATCTATTATACCATGGCAAATAATCTAAAAGCATTAGATTATTTTTTAGAAGCCTTAGATGCATCAGAACAAATAAACAATCAAACCTTAACAATTAATGTCTATAATAATTTAGCTAATATTTATGCCGATATGAAAGACTTTGATAAGGCGCTAGAGAATTATAACAAGTGTTTAAACATTGCGACTCGGGCGCAGGACACCATCAATCAAATAAGGGCATTCAATAATATGGGTAATGTGTATAGTGAAACACAGCGTGTTGATAAATCGCTAACTTATTTTAATGAAGCTTTATTTTTAGCCCAGGCGTTAGATCATCCTTTTTTTGTGGCAGCCATTACAAATAATAAGGGACTCGCCTACAAAAGAAAAGCAGACTATAAAAATGCATTAAAATATTACGATGAGGCCTTAAGGCGTTCTCGAAAAATAAATAATAAATATATAGAAGCGACCGCATTAAACAGTTTGGGTAAAGTATCTATACTTCAACAAGAATTTAGCCAAGCCAAAATATATGCCAACAAAGCGCTGCAGGTTTCTAGAGCGATTGATGCTGTAGAATGGCAAGCAGATTCATGGCTAGTGTTAAATCAAGTTTATGAAAATGAGGGAAAGTATAACCAATCTTTATCGGCTTATAAAAATTATATAACATTAAGGGACAGCGTTTATAGTGAAGAAAAAAGTGCAGAACTTACTAAGAAAGACATGCAATACCAGCTTGACAAACAAGAAACGACAGCACTAGCAGAAATAAAACACCAAACTTTTATAAAAAACACGGCCATCGGTACTGGAGGAGTTGTATTGCTTTTTTTAGTTGGTGGTTATTTTTTGTACAATCGCAAACGCGATGCAGAGTTTAAAACAAAAATGGCGGAAACCGAACTAAAAGCATTGTGTTCTCAAATGAATCCGCATTTTATATTTAATGCCTTAAACTCTATAAGTCATTATTTACAAACTAATAATGTAGAAAAGGCAGATGCGTATTTAGCCAAATTCTCGACATTAACACGCGCTATTTTAGAAAATTCTGAAAAAAAATGGATTCCGATTTGTGAGGACTTAGAGCTCTTAAAATTATATATCGACATAGAATCATTACGTTTAAAAAACAAATTATGGTATCACATCTTAATTGACGAAAATATTGATATTGAGAACACTTTAATTCCGCCATTAATTTTGCAGCCTTTTATCGAAAACAGTATTTGGCATGGTATTTCAAATAAAGACGGTGATGGTTCAATTGTAATTGAAATTAAAAGTACTGGTAAAAAATTAATTTGTGCTGTTGAAGATGATGGTGCTGGTAGATCTCATAGTATTAAAAACTCTAATTCTATGGGAATAAAAATCACCAATCAAAGGCTGGACATTATCAATCAAATTAAACAGGTAAAAGGAACTATACGTTTTATTGATAAGAAACAAGGTTTGCGTGTTGAGCTTTCCTTGCCACTCGAGCTTAAATTTTAA
- a CDS encoding LytR/AlgR family response regulator transcription factor, whose product MIKAILVDDEKHCTDRLQHLLLKHSDIIHVIAVCHNIEAAKTNIEKLNPDLVFLDIQLNENTAFALLKRIKAIKFQIIFTTAYNKYAIEAIKFSAFDYLLKPINNEELKLTLTRLKNMTLPNLKLDALFYNTAHSEEKKIIIATEKETFFLKISEIIRCKAEGSYTSIFVASGNRILASKTLKYFDELLSSYTFFRSHQSHLINLKFIAKYVKGTKAYLIMSDRSEVPLAKRRKNDFLDKLNDF is encoded by the coding sequence ATGATAAAAGCAATATTAGTAGATGATGAAAAGCATTGTACAGACAGGTTGCAGCATTTGCTTTTAAAACATTCGGATATTATTCATGTTATCGCTGTTTGCCACAACATAGAAGCTGCTAAAACGAACATTGAAAAATTAAATCCAGATTTAGTTTTTCTAGATATTCAATTAAATGAAAACACAGCCTTTGCGTTGTTAAAGCGTATTAAAGCGATAAAATTTCAAATTATATTTACGACTGCTTACAATAAATATGCAATCGAGGCCATTAAGTTTAGCGCCTTCGATTATTTATTAAAACCCATTAACAATGAGGAGTTAAAGCTCACTTTAACGAGATTAAAAAACATGACACTCCCAAACTTAAAGCTTGATGCTTTATTTTATAATACAGCTCATAGCGAAGAAAAAAAAATAATAATTGCTACTGAAAAAGAGACATTCTTTTTAAAAATTTCTGAAATTATCCGTTGTAAGGCCGAAGGAAGCTACACCTCAATTTTCGTGGCGTCGGGAAACCGTATTCTGGCATCAAAAACATTAAAGTATTTTGATGAATTATTAAGTTCGTATACCTTTTTTAGATCACACCAATCTCACTTAATAAATTTAAAATTTATAGCTAAGTACGTGAAGGGGACTAAGGCTTACCTCATTATGAGCGATAGGAGTGAAGTCCCTCTTGCAAAACGACGCAAAAACGATTTTTTAGATAAATTAAATGATTTTTAA
- a CDS encoding tyrosine-type recombinase/integrase, whose protein sequence is MKEMRVILPSIERPKKLPVVLNQREVKKLLRTPRLLKHRLVLAMLYGCGLRNFELRNLQRRDLDFDRKLLHVRQGKGRKDRYVPLSEIQIRGLKKYLQAENPVTWCFTGNDRTGSPAQLSSQGIQWIVREARKQSGITKEITAHILRHSYATHLLEMGLDIMSVKDLLGHADIQTTLIYLHVAQSGRQKPFSPLDRLYGQ, encoded by the coding sequence ATGAAAGAAATGCGGGTCATACTTCCTTCTATTGAACGCCCCAAGAAGCTCCCCGTGGTATTAAACCAAAGGGAGGTAAAAAAACTGCTTCGCACTCCAAGACTGCTCAAGCACCGATTGGTACTTGCCATGCTCTATGGCTGTGGGCTCCGCAATTTTGAACTTCGCAACCTACAACGCAGGGATCTAGATTTTGACAGGAAGTTGCTGCACGTGCGCCAGGGCAAGGGGCGCAAGGATCGCTATGTTCCCTTATCCGAGATACAGATCCGTGGCCTTAAGAAGTACCTACAGGCAGAGAATCCGGTCACTTGGTGCTTTACCGGCAATGATAGAACAGGCAGTCCGGCGCAGCTTTCCTCGCAAGGGATACAGTGGATCGTGCGTGAGGCCCGCAAGCAAAGCGGTATTACAAAGGAGATTACCGCCCATATCCTGCGCCATAGCTATGCCACCCATCTTTTGGAAATGGGTCTGGACATTATGAGCGTGAAGGACCTCTTGGGACACGCAGATATTCAGACCACTCTTATCTACCTCCATGTGGCACAATCAGGTAGGCAAAAGCCGTTCAGTCCGCTGGATAGGCTTTATGGTCAATAG